One Onychostoma macrolepis isolate SWU-2019 chromosome 15, ASM1243209v1, whole genome shotgun sequence DNA segment encodes these proteins:
- the si:dkey-30e9.6 gene encoding uncharacterized protein si:dkey-30e9.6, which yields MNLPEPLETPMSVDLRRKLLFSVSQNLISSRSCGLIPPHPVVPVDPWIIKAPDFTPKLYRSSGLPRIKSKNIHLVKSNNSVEGKSFIWEKINDVTPSISPGLEQKGCKAQPFITFYKPPDSLESKLLFVRAGMYPVGSYKDPKPHNFRPCAEGMPQIVTSLEKDPGCLILKSQCLKSVNDSHPDLNPSHRDTVSKIDTFKPAELKWDPRLILPKMPWPPKSASYTRHRRRRGVYSALMDRVEEKLTNSWRK from the exons ATGAATCTTCCTGAGCCTTTGGAAACGCCCATGTCTGTTGACCTCAGAAGAAAGCTGCTCTTTTCTGTGAGTCAGAACTTGATCTCAAGCAGGAGTTGTGGACTCATCCCACCACACCCAGTAGTTCCAGTTGATCCATGGATCATAAAAGCCCCTGACTTCACCCCAAAACTGTACAGATCTTCGGGTTTGCCACGGATCAAGAGCAAAAACATTCACCTGGTTAAGTCAAACAATAGTGTAGAAGGAAAATCTTTTATTTGGGAAAAGATTAATGATGTTACTCCTTCAATATCGCCTGGACTTGAGCAAAAGGGATGTAAAGCACAACCATTTATCACATTCTACAAACCACCAGACTCACTAGAGTCAAAACTGCTGTTTGTGAGAGCAGGGATGTATCCAGTGGGATCATACAAAGATCCAAAACCTCATAACTTCAGACCT TGTGCTGAGGGAATGCCGCAAATTGTGACTTCTTTAGAAAAGGATCCTGGCTGCTTGATCCTAAAGTCTCAGTGCCTAAAATCAG TCAATGACAGCCATCCTGACTTGAACCCTTCTCACAGAGACACAGTGAGCAAAATAGACACTTTCAAACCAGCAGAGCTTAAATGGGACCCAAGGCTCATACTACCAAAGATGCCATGGCCTCCAAAATCTGCGTCTTATACA AGACATCGCCGCAGAAGAGGAGTATATAGTGCCTTAATGGACCGAGTTGAAGAAAAGCTGACCAACTCTTGGAGGAAATGA